The stretch of DNA tttttgtgcagattcgaaccaccgaccttccaatcagcaagcccaagagactcagtggtttagaccacagcaccacccgcgtataATTGAAACACACACCAGGGATGGTCCTAAATCTGACGTCATCAGGGTATGTGTGTAATCCCACTTCCTACCTGTAATTTGGGATCATCGTGCAGCCTCTGTTTCACAGACTTGCAGATAAACAAAATACAGCACTCTTTGGCAGCTAGCTTTGGGGGAAAAGATGGCCCAGGAGAGGAGAAAGGCATGGGGGCGGGGAATCAAAAGTTAAGGTGATTTGGTATCCTTTTATTCAACCTGTTAACAAAAGTGACTCAACTGAAAAGCCCCAcaccctgcttctctctctttttggtgtgAGGTTCTACCACCCCCGGACATCCCAGTCACAATGGAGgccccctttttctttcctttcttccgcTGTTGTAAAGAATGACACTGCCACTATAAATTTATTGTACTATTTATTGAAAATGAcattaatatatacagtggtacctcatgttgcgaacgggatccattcaagcagcccgttcgcaacatgaaaaggccacaacatgaagcaccgcaatgtggcgcttctgtgcatgtgtaaagcatgatttagcacttctgcgcatgtgcacaggtTACAGacacgccgaacctggaagtaacccattccgggacttccaggttcagcgcgtacgtaacctgaaaagacgcaacatgaagcctacgtatcatgaggtatgactgtatatatatatatatatattttaaaacacactcCTTCTCCCAACCCCATTGCAAAACAGCTCACCAGCGACTTCAGTTCcatcagctgttttaaaacatttcccGCCTCTTTAAAAATTGCCCCTCCTCACTTTAGCCCAAGCAAGTAATGGGTCTTGTGATGGTGTGGCATGGAGATCAAAGCCAGCCCAGCTTCTACACCCTGCACTTGAATGACTGAGCATCTTTCGAGCTGAGTAACAGCTGGCAGACTTATGAATGCTTCACAGCACTCTCCTAATCATAAGTTTAAgtgattttaaacttttttttttaatagcttcaGTATTGTTTGAACATTTACAGGAGACTTAGATTGTACGGCATACACTTCTGTTTGCATTGCTGTTTCTGTAAAACGTGGaactactattttttttttttacaaggagaTTTACAAGGTTTGCTTTCTCACCTAGCAAGTGGGTCAGGCCACATCCTTCAGAGCAGGACGCAAACAGTCCAGTCTAAACTTAAAGTGGAGAAATGTACAAAAAAGGGGGTATTTGCCATCCAGAGGCCCATTGAAATATTCTGTACTGGGGCTCCacaatgtaccctgtttctcatattttaagacatacccataaaataagccatagcaggatttttaagcattcaaggaatataagccataccccgaaaataagacatagtgataggtgcagcagcaatgctggccgcggcaggaggaggaggaaaaaaataagacatcccttgaaaataagccatagtgtgtttttttgaggaaaaaataaatataagacatgtcttataatatgagaaacacggtatgtgcttCATAAGCAGACCAACCTTTGAATGCTCATGGGAATTAGCTCctaacataaaatcatagaatcatagagctggaagagaccacaagggccatccagtccaacaccctgccaaacaggaaacaccatcaaagcattcttgacatatgcctgtcaagcctctgcttaaagacctccaaagaaggagactccaccacactccttggtagcaaattccactgccgaacagctcttactgtcaggaagttcttcctaatgtttagatggaatcttctttcttgtagcttgaatccattgctctgtgtccgcttctctggagcagcagaaaaccacctttctccctcctctatatgacatccttttatatatttgaacatggctatcatatcaccccttaaccttctcttctccaggctaaacacacccagctccctaagccattcctcataaggcatcgtttccaggcctttgaccattttggttgccctcctctggacacgttccagctcgtcagtatccttcttgaactgtggtgcccagaactggacacagtactccagctgaggtctgagcagagcagaatacagtggcactattacttcccttgatctagatgctatactcctattgatgcagcccagaattgcattggctttttaagctgctgcatcacactgttgactcatgtcaagtttgtggtctaccaagatcctagatccttttcacatgtactgctctcaagccaggtgtctcccatcccgtatttgtgcctttcactttttttttttgcccaagtgtagtaacATCACCTTCACCTCCACACAAGTCGATTTCAGCAAGCTAACTAGCACAGCACACATTTCAGTTACAACTTCTGTCCTGTTGCAACCTACTTTTTAAGTATTAGAATCGGAACGCTCTGAAACACCCGCAGGAATCAGTTCATATGCCGAGACcgacagaagaaagaaaaagagacatACTAATTTTCCTTTGAATACAAGTTTTCTTTGAATAGGGCTACCCTAACCGTGAAGTGGCATAACAGGAGTCAGGGCCTGCCcatgacattttggcacctgaggcaacccCCAAAATGGCACTCTGCTCCTcactagggaagaaggggtgagtgaagatccacATCAGGAATGAGGAGGGGGATTTCCTCTGTGGACCCTGCTGCCTGAAGTGGTCACCTCACCAGACCTCATGTGTGGACCGGCCCTGACATCCGTGGTACAGAATCTCCCACTACTGACTCCCACTCCTGGCCATATTAGCAGCTGCTCCAGGGCAGGGCGCCCCCTTGGCAAAGTCATGCACCAGCAGAAGGCGGCGAGGTGGTAGCAGAccggaaggagggagggagaaagtttgtGTGTGCATCATCTGCAGCTGGAGCAGGAAAAGGGTGAGCTGGTTCAAGGGGCAAGTGTTTTGCAAGGAAGAGAAAATAGTAATAGGAAAACATGTTTTCACCTGCTGCATCTGTGATTGGCAACAAAAAATACGTTCCTCCTTAAAAACTGGCTGCAGAAGGAATCACGTGACTAACTTGGGTTTTGAATCAGCATTAAGATCCTTGGCCCATCACTCTGCAGAAACAGGCTGTGCTCAACTCCTGGCTGCAGTTACCCGGGGCGACGATAAGGCCAGCGCTCACCCAAGCATCTTGGCCCATGAATTTTGCAAACAGTTTGTTCGGCAAGAAGAACCTGGAAACATGACCACAGGCAAGCAAATACATGAAGCTGAGGAACAAGAAGTTCTAGTGTTTGCAGAGGTTCTAAGAAACCTTTATACTAATAAAAGAAATCCATGTCGAGCTGTTACATTTCTCCCCCCAGGGACTAATATTACGATGGGGTGGCAATGCTTGAAGAAAGATTTCAAGGAACTCCACAGGAACTGAACTGGGTCATTTACAGAACCAGATGGAAATCAAACTGCAtctttgtattcccccccccaagtataaAAGAGACACCCAGCAGGGTAATATTGTTCGCTGCCTGTTTCCATGCTTCGCTCTTAAGGAACTTGTTACATATTAAATATTCACCCCCTTTTTGAAATTGTCATCAGTTTTGTGTTTTCAATCAGCCCGCTTGGCGGAGCTTTCTATAGAAAGTGTTGTGATCCTGAGGACAGTTGCCATGGCACACACAGTTTGTGATGGACATCACGGGATGCCTGATGATGTTGCCTTCAGGACAGCGGAAATCCACGTGGATGGTTTTCGCGGCCCGGGGGGTGCAACAGCGTCCGTCACTGCAGGTGCCACAATAACGGGGTTTGTACAGGTGGATGCTGGTGCAGTTGTCGTACTTCAAGTGGACAGGTGTTGGAGACTTCTTGGTGCGGACGCACCTCTTCCCCTTCTAATAGGGAGAAGACATGACACAACAGACATCCAAAAATTACTAGTGACCTAGCACCGCCATGTCTGAAGGAAGCTTTGAGGGGGTGAAGcagcgtatccacccccatcattcagcccggacactgaagtccagctctgagggccttctggcagttccctccctgtgagaagtgaagctacagggaaccaggcagagggccttctcggtagtggcacccaccctgtggaacgccctcccatcagatgtcaaggaaataaacaactatctgacttttagaagacatctgaaggcagccctgtttagggaagtttttaacatttgatgttttatcgtgtttttaaaattctgttgggagccacccagagtggctggggaaacccagccagattagcggggtataaataataaatctactactactactactactactactactactactactactactcccagACTACCAACAGCAATGAAGTAAAATCAAGTGTCATCTTGACTAGGCATTCAATGAGCAGTAGAAGCAAAAAGGAACTTATTTCACTAAATGCCCCTTGATCGGCTGTGAGGGGAGAAGAGGCAGGCAAAATTGACTTTGAACAGATCTGCCGCTACCAATACCTTGGGAAGAGAGGCCTCGTTTTTGAGAAAGGCAGCAGACGGCTCCTTTTGAGCTGGGAGTGTTGTGCTCCTGCTTTCTAGACTGAAATTAGTAAGGCTACAACAGTGAAGCTTGAAGCAGAAATGAAGCTTGAAGCTTGGgcgaaaggtggtatataaatttaataaataaataaataatatcactAAGGTTGCTCAAGAAAGGATGCCCACCATTCTCCCCTCCAAAGCCAGTGTTTCACAATGCTTGCCTTCTGGGAGAAGTAGCTAGTGCAAATAGACCATGCAGCGGACTGGCTCATCGGCGAGAGTCTGAGCCGTACCTTATCTTGCAGGCGAGCACTTTCACAAGGCCGCACCTCACAGAGCCTGGTCTGTTTCACCATCTCGCACACTGCGTTCTTGTTGGTGACCCGAGTGGAGAAGCCCATTCCGCAGCTTGTGGAGCAGGCACTCCACTCTGTCGTCTGCTCAATGCAGTTGGAACTCGAATCGGATGCGTCGATCCCAAGGGTGGCTTCTTGTCTGTACGCTAAAGGGCAGGTGGTggttaacaaacaaaaaagcaaacctgggttactgtcaggcttcggggaatcggcttcctcctccatggcagtaaataagcagatcaaatgaaaggaaaatcttaccagttagtttctttaataaacacagcgaGAAACAAAAGAAAGTGTCTCgctagaatggcggtgctcccaattaaggcctaccaccccctccgtccctattaatctatgtcactcctatgtcttgtaatctgagcttgtaccgtctctgtgctttctgttctgccactttctgagctctctgtgactttggagaagggggggtgaatgctatccagagactgtgaatctgttaaccctctctcttccagtgtttcttctcgtagcatgttccccatccagtacttcccagcttctgccttctgaactatgtccctctgcaaaccactgttctaaatctatactgtcctcctactcctgggaagattcagggtcagggggaggaggcagctcccaccattcctcctcattgCAGTCCTCCTCACCACAGTCCCTGGCAGTTACTTGACGCTGAAAAATCCCTAATATATCTTTGGCTCAAACATTCATTGTAGCAAGTATTGCCATATTTTAGTCTAGCAGAGAGTACAAGTAGTTTACCAATAGATTGGGGAGGATGTACAGACCTACTTTATTGACCCATCTAGCTTAGCAGAATTGCCAGCACCTCTTTTATCTGCTATTAAgtcagtaagcctgcaacttacacaggggttacttTGCGGGGATCACACCTAAAGCCCAAATCCCGCACAGACGAaatccattgggttcaatggcgggtgAGATTGCCAAAGTAACCCTGCCccattcttaatttatttttgtttttcgcCATGTGCGAAAAGCTGAATGCGCACAGGCTGAGGGCTTACTGAACTGAATTTTGAATTATTGTGACCCACCTTGGGATCCGCTGgggaagggcaggaaataaatagaatgttattaattaattattaacatGAATAGTGGTGGTGATGAAATAGCCTCCCGTTGCTGCTCTTCCAtgactgatattcagaggcatgcaaCTCTAATCCTGGAGGCAGCAGGGAGCCACCCTGGCTAGTATCAATAGCAGTTCGGTAGCCACATTTCCGCTTACAGCTTTTGACACCAACATCTCCTTTAAAGATGCAGTGAGCAAGGCTGGGCATATTCGGCATAAAGAAGTTAGCTTCTTATCACCAGAGGAAATTCCCAACTAAATAAGTTATTTagattacagtggcacctcgggatacaaaacgctttaggttacaaacgcttcaggttacaaactccgctaacccagaaatagtacctcaggttaagaactttgcttcaggatgagaaccgaaattgtgctccggcggtgcggcggctgcgggaggccccattagctgaagtggtacctcaggttaagaacagtttcaggttaagaatggacctccggaacgaattaagttcttaaccagaggtaccactgtatttagattaAACATACCGTATATCAGCCCATTTTGTGTCTTCTTGActaataataattctattgtCTTGCTTCAGAGATTCATTATGCATGTTTTTCAAGCCTGTCCTCAATGCTTTAATGGGCAGGCATTTGCTTTAAGTAAATTCTCAAGAAGTCGAGTCTCTTTACCAGTTTCAATGCTTACGTAGCTCAATCTTGGACAGGGGGGGTGGATCTACTACGAAACTCAAGAAGCTTGTGCTTCTAAGTCCCTAATTTGGAGGAGCCCCGAGATCTAACTCTGGTCCatgtcacttaaaaaaaatgggtctagtagacccaatttgaatCACGTGACTTAAATTGATTAACTTTTTGTTgtgtatatttcaacaatcccggAGTttgagtcagtagcacagattgTATAAAGTGTTGCAGCAAGTTGACTAATGTAATTTCCCCAGCTTCCAAGCAGAGATCAAGAAGAATAGCAAGGAGTTTAGGGAAGTACTTGCGTGGATACCAAAAACATAAACTCCCGGAAGAATTGCGACGGGCGATCTGCCGTGAAACAACCCCCATTGAAGATGATAACAGTAGTTAACCCAAACCTCATTGCTGCTTGTGAAGGGGCCCCCCGCATAACAGCTCAAGCATCAAGGCCAcccaaatgtaggtccaccaTGGAGGAGTGGAGGTTTGGAAATGGGTTGTTCCACCTTCAGATCCCACTTGACAATAAAGCTCATCACCTCTCAGCTTAACCCACATGGTGCAAGGGGAGAATGTGTGTCGAAGGTGGAGAGAAAAGGCCCATGcatttcagctccttggaggaaaaggtaggaataaaataaacaattatctccACCTTCTGCATCTGCAACTACGCATGACGCTCACCTTTCAGCTTAGCCAGCCATATCTGCTACGTAAATTTCCATCATAGGATTTCAGCTATGCTTGTTTATGGTTTGTCGAAACATAACAGAACTTGATTTCTTTATGTCTAGGGACATAAAGTAATTTCactaaataaaattattacttggCCATTTTTAAAACCCACACATGCTTATATAGGCAAACTCTTGCCCAATGATGAGAAAGGACACTCAGCAAGACTTCCAGAGGGTTTATTACACTGTCCCATTGACATCATGGCATGCTCTTTAAGctgtaaaaaaatgtaaacattaCTAAGGTTTTATGGGCAGGAGAATCAAGTGATAGGAAGCCAACTGGATGCAACAACCGTGAGAAGTGACCTTGAGAAGGCTATGATGCCATAAGtcttttttaaaggcacatttgGACTTATGGCCATCTCAAGGAGTCTGAGAAAGTTTTGTGTAAAGCTTTTTTTGCTCCACTGAAACCAATATAAAAGTATGTTTCCTCATTCTCCTGTACGTAGCAAAAACACCATAGCCTCCCAGACCGACTTCTGAAAGCACAGGAGGAGGCTTACTAAGTTATAAGGTACCTTACTCcatggggaaagagaacagaggcTGTTATCTGCATAAGCAGCAGAGTGAAGTGGTAGAATCAACAGTGCCACTTCCAATTACAGATGGGGAAAACCGAATGTTCACCTAAATTGTCTCCTCCATGTAAcatcatataacaccggtcctaaaggattttcactggctcccagtgcgtttctgagcacaattcatcaaagtgttggtgctgacctttaaagccctaaatggccttgacccTGTatctacctgaaggagcctctccacccccattgttcagcctggacactgaggtcctcctccgagggtcttctgctggttccctcactgtaagaagcgaagttacagggaaccaggcagagagccttcttggtagtggctgtggtagtggtagtggtagtgATGTGGGATGCCTTGCCAAGCACCAGGCCCCAACACTGTACTGTTTTAGGCAGATGGTAAAGATTCAGCTTTCTGAATatttctgtgggttaaaccacagagcctagggtttgctgatcagaaggtcggcggtttgaatccctgcgacggggtgagctcccgttgctgggtcccagctcctgccaacctagcagttcgaaagcatgtcaaagtgcaagtagataaataggtaccgctccaagcgggaaggtaaacggcgtttccgtgtgctgctctggttcgccagaagcggcttagtcatgctggccacatgacctggaagctataccccggctcccttggccaataacgcgagatgagcgccgcaaccccagagtcgttcacaactggacctaatggtcaggggtccctttacctttacctaaagattCAGCTGTTTCAAAACTGCCTCCAGCAGATTATTTTTCTGGTTTGTTCTGATACTCCTGatggtggctggagcaacccagtcagatggggggggggggttacaagaAATTTATTACCgtattaccatcatcatcattatggcaGTACTGTTGATTTTCTACTTCATAGTTGGGTTTGGAATGGGGGAATTATTAAATTTAAGATTGATGTGATTAAGATTGATGTGATTAAGACTGATGCTCATTGGCTACCATTTGAGTTGATTTTGGAAAACTAGGAAAGAGACATTTCAAAGCAAACACCTTCTGTTAAGTTAGGCCATTGCGAAAGAACCCAGGAGAACTGTAGCTTTCGAACTCCCAGACGGCTCACCAGCCATTGCGAAGCCTCCAACATCCACATCTGCTTGGGGGTCGCACGACCACTGCTCACAGCACTCCTTGGGGACCTCGATTTTCCTTGGGAAGGGGCAGTCGGGCCCAGGAAGCAGCAAGTCAAGGCTGCAGAGGGGTATGCAGCCGATCTGCCCATCTTGGCAAGTACAGTGGTATTTGCAGCTTGGCTGGAACGTCTCGCCACTCTGGTAAATAATCCCATCGAACACGCAGTTGTCTCCTTCAAGGTCTGAAGCAAAGAAGGCAAACATTTGAGCTGTGTGAAGACCtagcacacacacagcagagcacTTTAAGCTCCCATTTCTGCCCACTTGTCACGAAGACAGCATGCATATAGCTATGAAAGGAAACCCTGTGACAAAGAGTTTGTTTGGAAGGCCCGCAGGTCAACTACTGCAGACCTGGGTCTTCTCCAGCTGCGGGTGcactgtggtgttgtggttagaatgccggactaggacctgggagaccagggttcaaatccccactcagatgTGAAGCagtttgggtgaccttgggcaagttgcTGTCTTATTTTTAcagcaaacctgtgaggtagggttaGACTAAAATGGGGACTAGGAAAACCatggatgccaccttgagttccttggaagaaaggtgggatatagctCAAATGAATAAATCCTTATTTGCATTCTTCGGAGTTTCAAAGCATTTTCATACAGGAGACTTAAAGTTTGCTCTTTTAGATCTTAATAggggctgcagtgtgtgtgtgtgtgtgtgtgtgtgtgtgtgtgtgtgtgtgtaaaattttaAAGATTTATACGCCACTTTTTATCTTCGGAATCTCCCAAacggggtctccagctgtttttggactacaattcccattatccctgaccactggccctgctagctagagatgatgggagttgtagtccaaaaacagctggagacccaagtttcggaAACCCCGCGAGCAGCACAGAATA from Zootoca vivipara chromosome 8, rZooViv1.1, whole genome shotgun sequence encodes:
- the CCN3 gene encoding CCN family member 3 gives rise to the protein MGDAERSAEPECAAPSWRGRITLRHAFLPFLFLLLLLLCKVRGHEESECRLPCDCPAEPPACAPGVPTVLDGCACCQTCARQRGESCSRLMPCDESSALHCHRDAGSEADLGVCVDLEGDNCVFDGIIYQSGETFQPSCKYHCTCQDGQIGCIPLCSLDLLLPGPDCPFPRKIEVPKECCEQWSCDPQADVDVGGFAMAAYRQEATLGIDASDSSSNCIEQTTEWSACSTSCGMGFSTRVTNKNAVCEMVKQTRLCEVRPCESARLQDKKGKRCVRTKKSPTPVHLKYDNCTSIHLYKPRYCGTCSDGRCCTPRAAKTIHVDFRCPEGNIIRHPVMSITNCVCHGNCPQDHNTFYRKLRQAG